The Melitaea cinxia chromosome 6, ilMelCinx1.1, whole genome shotgun sequence genome has a window encoding:
- the LOC123654590 gene encoding spermatogenesis-associated protein 6, with amino-acid sequence MPKVIELTIEIEVQKVSCPGVWLCQDGRVSLTMFALGTSYQTCLLPPVFPLAFRDIFYFRKRFQESCALNNISCLLKDETIYCELVQWCEDCTTGDCVILAQYLGAINDVLFPPNMCSTDGVDLLMRRSKDFPGILSPKIEIATKVRIDEVWNKHSHMFSTAKVKVCHCSPRADIETSRQKQVCHSAQYHRIKCNKTRRSSRSRSRSDGSRSCCSLTNDVQDAKVHSSCRCPKIREPETEQSEVPNEERLQKILLESRYIDQEVNNNNNPKFNKIYNKKITPCVCEICKRYHELFHSSEDS; translated from the exons ATGCCGAAAGTTATTGAGCTTACTATTGAAATAGAAGTTCAAAAA GTATCATGTCCCGGTGTCTGGTTGTGTCAAGATGGACGTGTATCACTCACCATGTTTGCTCTTGGTACGAGTTACCAGACATGCTTACTGCCACCTGTGTTCCCACTTGCATTCAGAGATATCTTTTACTTTCGCAAGAGATTTCAAGAGAGCTGTGCCCTGAATAACATTTCATGCTTGTTGA AGGACGAAACAATATACTGTGAATTAGTACAATGGTGTGAGGATTGTACAACCGGAGACTGTGTCATCTTAGCTCAATATCTAGGAGCGATCAACGATGTACTATTTCCACCTAACATGTGTTCGACCGATGGTGTAGACCTTCTCATGAGGAGATCTAAGGACTTTCCa GGCATCCTATCTCCAAAAATTGAGATAGCTACAAAAGTCCGAATAGATGAAGTATGGAACAAGCACTCTCACATGTTTAGCACCGCAAAAGTGAAAGTATGCCATTGCAGTCCACGAGCAGATATTGAGACATCTCGACAGAAACAAGTGTGTCACTCGGCACAGTATCACAG aattaaatgcaataaaacTAGAAGATCGTCAAGATCGAGATCGCGATCAGACGGCTCCCGGTCGTGCTGCAGTTTGACAAATGATGTTCAAGATGCAAAAGTACACTCGTCATGTCGTTGTCCGAA AATAAGGGAACCTGAAACAGAACAGTCCGAAGTACCAAACGaagaaagattacaaaaaattttACTCGAAAGTCGATATATCGATCAAGAAGTGAATAACAACAATAATCCGAAATTCAATAAGATTTACAATAAGAAAATAACTCCGTGCGTTTGTGAAATTTGCAAAAGATACCACGAATTGTTTCATAGTAGCGAAGATAGTTAA
- the LOC123654591 gene encoding cryptochrome-1 yields the protein MLKIKSLKLKNNSLCWLLSRSCKQYLRKMSTSQTVVHWFRLDLRLHDNLALRNAINEAENRKHNLKPIYVIESDIKNKIGANRLRFLLQSLQNLDENLRKINSRLFIVRGKAVDILPELFEKWNVKFLTLQVDIDAELVKQDEIIENFCEAKDIFLVKRMQHTVYDFNSVIKKNNGGIPLTYQKFLSLVAETQVKDTVEITKNISDECKSADFESEDFKVPTLEEIGINESELLECKYPGGETEGLKRLDIYMSKKQWVCNFEKPNSSPNSIEPSTTVLSPYISHGCLSAKLFYHKLKQVENGMKHTLPPVSLMGQLMWREFYYVAGAGTRNFDKMVGNTVCTQIPWGKNDIHLKAWAEGKTGYPFVDAIMRQLKQEGWIHHLARHMVACFLTRGDLWISWEEGAKVFEDYLLDYDWSLNAGNWMWLSASAFFYKYYRVYSPIAFGKKTDKEGLYIRKYVPELKKYPSEFIYEPWKAPKSVQRTAGCVVGEDYPNRIVDHDKVHKDNIQKMNAAYKLNKEKKALKRKR from the exons atgttaaaaataaaatcgctaaaacttaaaaataatagtttatgcTGGCTCTTATCGAGATCTTGTAAgcaatatttacgtaaaatgtCTACCTCACAAACAGTAGTCCATTGGTTCCGTTTGGACTTACGTTTACATGATAATCTTGCACTACGCAATGCAATAAACGAA gcTGAAAACcgtaaacacaatttaaaacCCATCTATGTTATCGAGTcagacattaaaaataaaattggcgcAAACAGACTAAGATTTCTTCTACAAAGCCTCCAAAATTTAGACGAAAATCTTCGTAAAATAAATTCTCGTTTGTTTATAGTGAGAGGAAAAGCTGTTGATATCTTACCAGAATTATTTGAGAAGTggaatgtaaaatttttaacattacaagTTGATATTGATGCAGAATTGGTTAAACAAGATGAAATAATTGAAAACTTTTGTGAAGCAAAAGACATATTTTTAGTGAAGAGGATGCAACATACTGTGTATGATTTCAACAGTgttattaaaaagaataatggTGGTATTCCACTAACTTACCAGAAATTTCTTTCACTAGTTGCTGAAACTCAGGTAAAAGACACTGTTGAGATAACTAAGAATATTTCTGATGAATGTAAATCTGCAGATTTTGAATCGGAAGATTTTAAAGTTCCGACATTAGAAGAAATAGGTATTAATGAGTCTGAACTTCTAGAATGTAAGTATCCCGGAGGTGAAACTGAAGGGTTGAAAAGACTCGACATATACATGAGCAAAAAACAATGGGTTTGCAATTTTGAAAAACCAAATTCATCACCAAATAGTATCGAGCCAAGTACAACAGTATTAAGCCCCTATATAAGTCACGGTTGCCTATCTGCAAAGTTGTTCTATCACAAGTTAAAACAAGTAGAAAATGGAATGAAGCATACACTACCACCAGTGTCACTGATGGGGCAACTTATGTGGAGAGAATTTTATTATGTAGCTGGAGCAGGAACAAGGAACTTTGATAAAATGGTAGGGAACACAGTTTGCACACAAATACCTTGGGGAAAAAATGACATCCATCTAAAAGCATGGGCAGAAGGAAAAACTGGGTACCCATTTGTTGATGCAATAATGAGGCAGCTAAAGCAAGAAGGGTGGATCCATCATTTAGCTCGGCACATGGTGGCATGTTTCTTAACAAGAGGAGATTTATGGATATCATGGGAAGAGGGGGCTAAGGTATTTGAGGATTACCTCCTTGATTATGATTGGTCTTTAAATGCTGGAAACTGGATGTGGTTGTCAGCCTCTgcatttttctataaatattacagAGTTTATAGTCCAATCGCATTTGGCAAAAAGACAGATAAAGAAGGTCTCTACATAAGGAAATATGTTCCAGAACTTAAGAAATATCCAAGCGAATTTATTTATGAGCCATGGAAAGCTCCCAAGTCTGTACAAAGAACTGCAGGTTGTGTTGTAGGTGAAGATTATCCTAACAGAATTGTTGATCATGATAAAGTACATAAAGATAATATACAGAAAATGAATGCAGCTTATAAACTTAACAAGGAAAAGAAAGCTTTAAAACGAAAAAGGTGA